The DNA window ttatttaatttctaattacaCGGTGTACACACGCCGTTGTTTTAAGCCCAGCTTTTTCTTTAAGACTCCCCTCTCTCTTCTCTTATCATGCATCTATTTATTGAGTATCTTCTGTTAAATATGCAATTCttctataaacatttttttgtatactgtgtgttctttataatatatactgtaatttaatatatatatatatatatatatatatatatatatatatatatatatatatatatatatatatatatatatatataaatgttcaaaaacatttgttttttatatttttacatttttttaaaacatatatatagaaaaattttatgttgtataattttaagcattcaacattaaacataattatgaattgtattgtattatattaattatgattgtatttattgagttatattttaaattagttatactacattttgttattcttttaaaatggtgATTTTATGCAAGAAAGCACACTTATACTACTTATTCTTTACAATATGCTACTGTCGTTGTATTTGTGATAATAAATCTGTTACTGCAAGTAtatagcaaatattaaaatggcataaaaacCGAACTCTGAAGTGTGGAGAAGCTCTCCAATAAACCCAGGAGCGTCTGTGGAGTGGGCGTGACTCGTGAGCGAGCGCGTCTGCAGCCCGGCGCTCTTCAGCGTACAGCGCACTTCACTCGAGACACGCCACACAGATCTCGCGCTGTCCGCGCTACTGAGACGAACACAAACCCAAAAAAACCCCGGCTTCACTGGGAGACGCGGCTCGCCTTgacttttttttggggggggacAGTAACACCATGGATGCCTTTCGAGCAGTCGCCTTTTACGCGCTCTTCATTTTCCTTTGGAGTTTACCGCGTTGCCAGTCAGCTGCGCTTGTATCGCAGAAAAGGAGCAAGGGTTCCAGGAGCGCGTTTGATGGGCAAAGGTCACCCAAATTTCTTAAAGAGATTTTCGCATCCTCTCCGGTTGCGGGTCGTCGGGATGATTTAAAGGACCCGGTTGTGCCTCACGATTACATGATCTCTATATACAGGACTTACTCCGCCGCTGAAAAACTGGGGCTCAATGCAAGTTTTTTCCGCTCTTCAAAGTCTGCAAATACCATAACGAGTTTTGTAGACAGAGgaaaaggtttgttttgttttcttttcttacaTGCATTATCTGTCTGAATCACGCACTAtgcgtttttaatatttagcgATCATGAAAACGGTTTGAAATATGTATTGTGataatgcaatgcagggaaacAATATACTTATATGCTTTAAATCAGACTTGTGCAACGACTTTCTGTTagtaaaaaacaattaaatgctttttgctCTAAAAACCATGAATAGACCTAGATTGTCGTTAGAGGGAAAAATAATGAGATATTTAATACCTTTAAATTGGATGAATAATTTTTCGAGGGTTTATTTCTCTGCTAATGTTTGGTGATCATTCGTCCTGCACGGGCCACAATTTAATGGTCAGCACGACCTCATATTTCGGCTAGTATAAAGTTATATTAGTTTTACATTGACCCTAGGGTAACACGGCAATAAAACACTAATTGGTGCGTTTTCTAAATGAAGGCAATAAATCTTTTCCTTAACATCCTCGCGTGCAAGCGCGTTCTCACAAACCTCacgagaggggaaaaaaagaaacataatatATGAAATTTTGCTTTTATAGGAAATGTTTTATTCGTGCAACGCAAACGCggtcttttttggttttttattacagttttttttttcagctacgGTTTTCGGTTGCATTTTGTTACGGTTTGGATTTCTTTGCGGCAAATAATTGTGCGAACGCCGCGGAGGAAAACGAACGCGCATGAAAACgtgcgacaaaaaaaaaaagaggaacgCTTCGCAAACGGTGCGCTTTTCCTCCGCGGACAAACGCGTTCGCAGAAAGAACAGAAGCGCCAACCGATTCGATGAAAAAAGCTTCACTTTCCTCACtgattttgatttgatgtgTCATTGGCTGTGACCCTTCACTGGACCCTCTGAGGGTTGCTTTGCATCAAACCGCTGATTGGAGTATTTGAACTGGGTGATCTAATTGAGTGTCCATGTCATAACATATCAAACACTGTCTATTCTCCCGTAATGAACTAGTTCAGCCAGTGGAACATCACCAAAAGAGAAGAGCAAAAACCGGACAGGACCTTACGTCTGTTTAGGTTTGGACAATTGTTGCTTTTCGGGCGTTTTTGCTGGCTTTGCAGCCTTTGAAATGTGGAGGGTTGAGCGCATTACGCGGAGTTACGGATCTCAGACGTTTTTTAATAAGCACCTTAAAGCGCTGTGGCGATGGGTCTGTAACACTTACCATCAACACTTAACGCAAAACCAAACCGTTCCAGTCGCCTGGCTGTATTACAGTGTCTTGGCTGCGCGCACCGTGCGCGTCATTCGCTGCTGAATGTCATCAAGAATCATTTCCACTCAAGCGCCGTTCAATTATGATAAGGCAGTAATCTTTTTGTCTAACAGGAAGGAATTTCCTCCAAAACAGATAAGACATTTCCCCAAATTTTAGATCGTTATGGTTGCAAGATCAGACAAGAACAAACGGAATGTATGAAAATTACTTTTGGCACTTGTAAGTAACTCATTAAAACGCAGATGGTGCCCCGGTAGCCACACCAAGAGAggtctctctctccccctctctctctctctctctctctctctctctctctctctctctctctctcgcgtcGTACAGAATCGAATTATCGGAGAAGAATGTTGATTGATTAAAAGCGCGCGATTGCGGGGCTGCCGGAGTGATTTACGAATTTCTGTCAGTGGCCTTCACTCGTCTCGGTGATTTTGGTCGGGCCGTCGCGCAAACTCGTGCAACTGTTGCTGCGTGGAGTTGCATTTTAGACGCAATAACCACTTTTGAACGGGGATGTTGTTTTTGGCCGAATGGACGAAATATAAGCGGGGCGCATTTTAATGGGGTGGGAGGGAACTCAGAACTGTTAATTATTCGGCGACCTTGTATTCGATTTGTTTGAGGTCTTATAAAAACGCTAATGCGGACCATACGCGCGCAGGAACGAGAGCACGCATTTCATTTGAACTATTTGACGATTACGTTCGCGCGCGGAAAAAGGAAAGTCGGAATAATATCCATTTTCGTTTTATTCgtagtaaatattaattaaagggTCAAATAAAGTGCCGTTTTAGTTTTAACCGCAGTCaggttattttgtatttaagcATCGAAAGGCATTCGGCTCTCCATCAGCCGGATTAAAACGAGTCCGGCGTTATTCGAAATTATGCACGTATTTATCTGGGATTTTGTTCAGGCTAAATGATATCTGTGCCCCAGGCGTAGTTGGAGCGATAATAGTCTAATAGTTCAACTGAAATTCTTACATACACAAGCTCACATGAATTCAGATAAATGCTTCTCGTTTGGTCTGTCAGAGAGATAAAAGGCGGTGATAAAGTGCGGCTAGGCCTCTGGATTCCTGAAGGGGAAAGAATGCATTAATTGTGCATTGTTCAACACGTACAGTATGTCGCTTTGTGTCTGGCgcactcttttttttccccccactctccctctttctctccctccctcgCCATGGCTACCAGATCTCTCTTATTTGCGTAGTCACCTGTACATAGGCCACTTATGACAAATGACTTCGCAAACAGttcaattgcaaaaaaaaaaaacactaatgttCCAAACAgatccaaaaatgttttacatccACTtcctaaaattattatttttttagctagTGCATTTTTAGACCAGTGCTTTGAATCAATTCTGATCTTCAGAATGTTCTATTAAGAATTTTTAAATCTCCCCAAAAATACATATccatcaaaaatgtttcttgaaggTTCTTTACTGAACATGAGGCGTAGGACAGTAAACTTTTTTTAgtgtaagcttttttttttgctccgcTGACCACTCAAAAATGATTTCTCTCAAAATATTTGTCAACAATTATCTTGTTCGTTTGTATGCTACGTTACATATTTATGCCATCTCGTCTAATGACCTTTTTCCCCTTGATTTTGAGCGAGTCTGTCCCCCTTTCTAAttcaaaaactacaataaagCCTGATCTTTGAGAATGTGAGCCAAAAAtgataatcaattttttttatttagccttCAAGCTGTTTTAATacgaataaatattttacatgcttGTTACCAAACTTCattgaaacattttagaaaaaaaaacaaaaggtagAATATTTATCAGAACTAATCACGTTTGCGCCACCCCCATACTGTtttatacttaatttatttgtgtattttccATCTTGAAGACTAAGAAAGAGCCTAAAATAAGGTTTTGGGTTTTACCTGACCCCTTTATGAGAATATGAGTCACTCTGAGTGAATCTGACTGCAATTATTTCTCTTTATCTTGCAGACGATCTCACGCTCTCTCCTTTGCGAAGACAAACGTATCTGTTTGATGTCTCAACTCTCTCAGACAAAGAGGAGCTGGTCGGTGCTGAATTAAGGATATTTCGAAAACCGCCCGGGGATGGCCAGCCGTCCCCATCAGGCGTCTACACTCTTCATTTACTCTCGTGTCGATCAGAGAGGCCGTTGGCTTCCAGATCCCTTGATCTTCAGGATTCCCGAAAAGCAGAATGGGAGGTTCTGGACGTTTGGGgaatttttaaaagcagacaTCAAGGGAGTCAGCTTTGTCTCCAGCTCAAGGTTACGCACGGCAAATCTGACGCAGAGATTGACCTGAAGCAACTGGGTTTCCACCGGCACGGCCGGACGCAGCAAGAAAAGGCCATATTGGTGGTCTACACGCGGTCTAGGAAAAGAGAGAACTTGTTTAACGAGATGAAAGAGAAGATCAAGTCGCGCGGAGACGacgacgaggaggaggagagcgCGCTGCAGTTCAAAGCCAGGCGCAGACGGAGAACCGCGCTCAATAATCGCCACGGGAAACGGCACGGCAAAAAGTCCAAATCGAGGTGCAGCAAAAAAGCGCTGCACGTTAATTTCAAAGAGCTGGGATGGGACGATTGGATAATCGCTCCGCTGGATTACGAAGCCTACCACTGCGAGGGCGTGTGCGACTTCCCATTGAGGTCGCACCTGGAGCCGACCAACCACGCCATCATCCAGACGCTCATGAACTCGATGGACCCCAACAGCACGCCGCCGAGCTGTTGCGTCCCCACAAAACTCAGCCCCATCAGTATACTTTACATAGACTCCGGTAACAACGTCGTGTACAAACAGTACGAGGACATGGTGGTGGAACAGTGTGGCTGTAGGTAGCGAATCACACACGAGGGTTTGGCACGaaggcataaaaaaaacacttgaacgATGCGTAAAGACGCGCTGGAGCCGCCCAAACTGCGCATTCACACCTATGCAAAAGGGATTCTTCCATCAGAGACATTTTTGACGATTTAGACGATCTCCACCGGCCACTGTTCACGGGTGCGCCAAGAGCGCGTGTACAGTTTCTCTAGACTTGGAACAAAATTGGGTTTTAGGAGGTCCGTCGTCATTTTCCTTACACATGCtgggtttatttttgtaattacgcgtccaaaaaaaacaacaactaaatatttctttaacgAGCTGTCTCTCGGACGAGGCAGGTAGAAGAAACGCCAGATTTAGCGCGTAACCGTCTGGACAGGATTCACTGGGGATTGTGTTACACTATTATCTCTGTGGACTCAGAAGAATGCGGAGACGGGCACCTGTTCAAACTCATCTGTTAGTTATATGGATAAGATACTGTACGGTATACGGATGATAACGAACGAGCAAAACGCAGTGCCCTGGAaacgcttctttttttttttacgaccGCCAGCGCGTAATTTTCaggcattttctgtttttgtgggCAAAGGTGAATGTACCAAACGCTAAATAAGACATAAAGCGATTCTGCTTCGTCcctgcagagagaaagagagagagagactgactgactgatgttttttttgaggAGCATCGGGTAACGTTGTcgagtaaatgtttttttgaagtgCCTGGACCTTTCCACAAAAATCCACGAAATATCATTTTGTACTTTCtgagaagacaaaaaaatggaaatccATCAACGTTTGCATCTTTACAAAATGCACTTCCGCAACTGTCCAAGTAGTCTGGAAGGAGCGTTTTTCCTGTCGACTgacaaggaaaaaaagagactcGAATGCgagattatatttaaatgcacattagcTTTGAATGCACTGTTGTTCATTTTATGagctgtaaatatttgtaaagtaAAACCTAAAGTGCAGCGTATGAAGAAATGCGAATCCACATTTCTttgttaatgtacatttataaatgcactCAAATCGCTATAATTTCTattctataattattttattatttgtgatgtACAGAGTTTCATGATAATCGTGTATTTCTTACGCtgataaaacaaatttaatttaaaatgtattcattattgCTGAGGGTGGAAATACCATTATCGATGTCTACCTCATAATTGCATAGAATCTACGTTCTGAGGTGCATTCAGCTAGAGTTTAAGGTTttcccaaatatatatatatatatatatatatatatatatatatatatatatatatatatatatatatatatatatatatatatatagtatatcaATGGATAATAATCCACACTATTActgtactaataaaaaaataaatgcactttgtGTGGTGCCACTGACTCCTAAGATCcagaaatgtttgaattatatatcaatcgtagttttaaaatgtcaaatgacctacagattattaaaaaatttaagtttttgATGTAATTTTTCCAGAGCAATCAAGAGTGATATATACAGTAGTGAACAGTTGAAGTGgaatcaaagttgtcctaaaacctaaaaaaatgctttggataaatttgattaacttttttgatccacttcaaatgttgactgctgtgtgtgtgtgtgtgtatatatatatatatatatatatatatatatatatatatatatatatatatatatatatatatatatatatatatatatatatatatatatatatatatatatggattgattggtaaaataaatctgaaatctgtaaaataatcagtaaatttttcctcaatattttatatacactgaTTCTTATTTTCTCCCACATGCAGCTTTTagtaaaaaacacattgcatgGAATAAACTACACTGGAAGTCCTTAATTCCACATCATATGTTATCAATCTCCCAAAGCTTTTAAAAGAGAAAGTAATTTTATCAGTAGGGTTAAATAATTGTCCCGGGAAACAGGAGATGATGACCTCATAGAAGCCACTACAGCAGCTGTTGAAATCCATGTTTCAAAAAAACGTACATGCTTGTAGTTTTCTTGTAAACTGCATTTTGGTCACTTTTAGCTATTAACCATGTAAATGAACCGCATCAGTGTCCTGCATAAATTCGTGAGGTTTACATATTAGATCAAACCGTTTGAATTAGGGAACACACAAGTGCTATTCTCTTGGGCTTGGGCAGATGATTTAAGTGTCATCCAGAGTTAAAACGTTTCAGTGCCGTGCGAAGTCTAacatttctattctttttttcactcaGCAGCCTCTTTTCGTGTCTCCATCTTTTGTTTCCGTTCTACTGACAGATCCTCTCCTGAGATAATCCAGCTCTTCACCTGATCTGTTTCGAAATTTTTATTAGCTCTCAGACGGTTTTAAAACCCGATGGGATTTCCGTGGCTCGTTTTCACCGTGCATTATTAGCAGAGTTTTTATCCTCGCATGCGTTTCTGCTCCAATAATCAGGCCCGTGTAATGGTGCTAATATGTCGTGGAGTAATGCCTCGCACAGTCACCTCTCAGTGTCTGAATTGTGTTGAAACATGTGGACCACAGAGATTTAAGGAAATACATCTCCAGCGTGGATCTGAGTGTATGCAGCAACAGGCTGTTTTCCAATGAATTAGCCATCCGTAGGTCAAGTTTTCTTAACACTGTAATGTTTCCCAATCTTCAGATGAAAAGGTTGAAGGGAGGGATTGCTTCCATATAGGCATCGGCCTTGGCCTGGAAGCAATTAGGAAATTGCTTTGAAATGCTATATGTTGTCCAGACTCTGTTACAGTATCATGTCACTCTACACATGTTTGTTCAAGGAGGGGAAAAAGATGCTAATGTGCTCTTTAGCTGTCTCTGCGAATGACACTTACAAGGATAATGTCTTTCACAATGAGGATGGAGACAGCATGCGCTCTGTCAGGTGGGATCTCATCAACCGTTGCAGGTCCTATTAGACCTGTCTAAACAGATGGAAACACACAAGAAGTCATTCTGCAAGATTTAACGCTAACACATTAGTTCATTCATTAAGTATCAAGATtttgagcatttatttatttaatatttatatggagtgcatacataatatatgtatatttttttaatcaatgcaaaaaaaaaaaaaaaaaaatcttcgaCTTCATACTTGAGAGTACTAGTACTTTCAATATACtagtacttatatatatatatatgcataaatatatacatacacatatgcacattaacttcaaatgttaaaaacattagatagacagatagatagatagatagatagatagacagacagatatagatagatagatagatagatagatagacagacagatatagatagatagatagatagatagatagatagatagatagatagatagatagatagatagatagatagtataCGTAGTGTATATGTATGTCTAATTGCAAATTGTAGATCTTGACCAAAGTTAATATTTGTTGTAAAAGatgcaatatattttgataGAATTATGTACTCAAACAACTTAAgggctaaaaatgttttagtaaatcaCAATAGATTTAATTATgattaacaattaaatataaaatattgttcttATTTGacataaggtaaaaaaaaaaacttgctgtaACATGTTTCCACCTTCATTTAAGGTTTCTACTCACTTAAACTTTATAGTGGACAGCATAAATGAAAAGTCGAATTAAAACCATTTGCAGACCCGAGACCGTCTCTTATTtgattatgatttatgaaataatggCCGGGTTCATAGAAAGAGTAGATGGAGATCGGAATGCAGGAGATACAGAGGGTGTTTAGCAAAATGGAATGCAGAGTTTACCATTCCGGGTTCCTCAGTGCATTCCTGGACTCAGTGCTGCATTAAGTAAATGGCTCTTCCTGGTCATCGGAGAGCTATCTTCTACTGTCGGGAATGCCTCTTGAGACATCactgtttatttgaatgttatgtctaatgtgtgtgtgtgtgtgctttttttctttcataaaatCGTACAGTGAAATGCCTGGCAGGCGGACAGATACCTTTCAGTGCAGATTTGGGGAATGTTCTTCATAAATAGCCTTGACACATCACATCTGTGCATGGCGCTATCAGACAGGATTCGACTGTGGAGGCCTCTGGTAATGCTTAATCTTTAAGATACACAGTTTTGATTCTTCCTTGATTCTGGGAAGCTCCGGTAATATTACAAACCAGTTACTAATAATGGATTCGTCAAATAGACATCAAGCAAGCATGATTCGAAAGTGggacaaattatattttatacaatgcTTAGCTGACAGCATTTGAGATATATTGTTGGTTACtccaaaaatatgcatttagatGTTTTCCTCATTTTCTTTAATGCACAATCTGCACCATGACTAATTAATAGTATAGTCAGAAGATGTAAGCTTGCAAAATGTGTGCAAACCTTGTCACCAAAATGCCAAAGTgcggtaaataaataaaaattattgtacAGCTCAAATAATGCACAAACTGTAAGATAAAAATGCGTAATGGATTTTATAAAGTCATAAACCTCACATCTTTGTTCTATTTACTTCCATTGGAAGTGACTCACTGTAAccttaatgtttacattttttacctAGGAACAAGCTAAATTATTTGTTGCAATAATCAACATTATACCAGAAATGTATGGAAACCTgcacaaattcacatttaaatgcacgtttccatttttaattctgttttgttttaagtgATTCAAATTTAAGTAAGGACAGGACATGTGTCAGGGGCCTGTTCATAAAACTGAATGGGCAGAGAGACAGATCAAAAGACAGTaaggaggagtgtgtgtttgaggaaaCAGAAGGACTGCAGCACACACAGATGGGAGGATGGAGGGTGGATGAGAGGCTGCTTGAAGGGTGGCAGATGCCTTGACTGACCCCCAGTGTAGCCTTGCATTCATCCGCTGGACACTACACAAAGACAAAAGGCCGACCCAAACAGTACGTACACTTGCCCATGCCTCGGGGTCAAAGGTGAGATTATCTCTCATCTAATTTTGTAGCACTGTTCCCTTTGAAAATGCTTTTGGGTTCTATATGAATAGAGGGCAAAGCAATTAGTGGCTGCtgatttacagaaaaacacTCGACAGAGCGAgacaaatgaatcaaaagtgtATCCTAACTATTCACAACTATGAACAGTTGAAGACAGATGATTAAAAAGGTGGCGTTTCTCTAATGGGGCATCTGTTGAGTTTCCCCTGACGTGCTTTTGAGTAACACCTGGCTTTAGCTTACCTGCTAATCGCGTTATAACACAGGCCGGGGGCCATTTTGAAAACTGAGTCGGTGCTTTTATCTCATTAACTacagcaaaacatttcaaatctaATAGTAGCGTGTGGAGAAAAAATTCCGGATTGGTTGctctagttaaaaaaaaatggagaatACTCAAATATTTGCAGGTTGTCAACAATGATGAACTTCTCACACACTTGTTTGACaagatactttattttttctggaAACTATTTAGGCGTTGTCACACTCGCGCCTCAATTGAGTGTTTAGAGACAATGGTCAGGTATTGGTTACTGTCgttaagtgtgtgtgcgtcttgTCTCGGGGTTTGGTTAGAGTGTGTGCTAAGAGCAGGGTAAATTTGCACAGCCGATCAGACAATAGCAGTGTTTAGTGGTGGGGCAGGGACGCGACCTCTTTGCCACTCTCCATCTGGTTGCGCTGCTGGCCGTGTGCCTTGCCTGCTACTCCTAAAATGCGACTTTAAGTTTGAGCGAGCCAGAGACCTACGAGCCTGCttgatttcataaaaacaagcTTGCGCCGCTGCAAACAATGGAGCGTTTGGAGTTGTACTGTAAAGTGATccactgagaaaaacaaacacgggGCATGAGCAGCGAGCTAGCAAGAACAGACCCTCCGTGAACGGGGCGGGCCGGGGGACTGAAATCGAGTTCTTGATTGGTAAGTCGGCCTGATGGACACCTCCGGGCTCTGTAGATGGAGCCTGGGGTGTCTCAAAAGGTCACAGCCCCTGCTGGCTCGCACCATCCATTAGTCATGAGGCTTTGCAGCTTACCTGTCTAACGTTTCAGCTCAGCACAATACAGTTAACCTCAATTGCGCTTGATTAGGAGGTGTGGAGAACGGCCGGCTGGGAGCAAATAGCCTTCCTAAAAAAAGATGAGATGTCAATTATGCACCTCCAGGATCGAGTCCGGGTCTCATCGACTTTTGGACGTCAGGGTGAACATTCTCTGAGCCTCACTAAAGAAAAGGGGTTCAGCGTTGTCCCGAAACCAACCGCCCCCCACTCGGTAATTACCCCATTACGTGTTAGTGGCGGATGGAACTGTTACAGATGTTTTATGGCGGGGAGCCCTTTTCATTTTGTCTCCCTGATGAGGGACAGATTTATGGTGTAACTCGACAATGCCATTCAAGAGTGCAATtctgaagcacacacacacccttccccctcgcacacaaacacacacacaaacaacaaacagaTGAGTTGTTCCGGATGTGTTTCGTTTTTGTAGGCTCCCGTCTGGGAGACAGTCAGCCGGCGTGCATTCATGATGTGGTCTGACACTCTCGGCAGCGAGCGTACCACATGCACTTAATTTGGACTTGGAGAACAAACTGGGATTccagaaaatagtttttcatcAGAAATCTCTAGCTGCGTTTGCATGATCGGATACTTCTTGCTGCTCAGAATCGCAGGATTTTCTCAGTGGACGTGGCCTGTAAGGGGCAGAGGTGGTTATCAGCTGAACGCTTTCTTTTCTTGCTTGTTAGCAGTTAAGCAGACGACAGAAAAAACGTATTTGTGACTGATTTGTTGTCTTCAAAAGCAATGGACGATTCTGTGTCTCCT is part of the Puntigrus tetrazona isolate hp1 chromosome 16, ASM1883169v1, whole genome shotgun sequence genome and encodes:
- the gdf6a gene encoding growth/differentiation factor 6-A, producing MDAFRAVAFYALFIFLWSLPRCQSAALVSQKRSKGSRSAFDGQRSPKFLKEIFASSPVAGRRDDLKDPVVPHDYMISIYRTYSAAEKLGLNASFFRSSKSANTITSFVDRGKDDLTLSPLRRQTYLFDVSTLSDKEELVGAELRIFRKPPGDGQPSPSGVYTLHLLSCRSERPLASRSLDLQDSRKAEWEVLDVWGIFKSRHQGSQLCLQLKVTHGKSDAEIDLKQLGFHRHGRTQQEKAILVVYTRSRKRENLFNEMKEKIKSRGDDDEEEESALQFKARRRRRTALNNRHGKRHGKKSKSRCSKKALHVNFKELGWDDWIIAPLDYEAYHCEGVCDFPLRSHLEPTNHAIIQTLMNSMDPNSTPPSCCVPTKLSPISILYIDSGNNVVYKQYEDMVVEQCGCR